The Anaerobacillus alkaliphilus genome window below encodes:
- a CDS encoding Fe(3+) ABC transporter substrate-binding protein, which produces MNKALKMILFTILSLGLVMLAACGGKEEPQTAAPAEPEVQAETEEQQPEEVKEAGEVNLYTSRHYDTDRQLYDLFEAETGIKVNVIEGKGDELIARLNSEGENTEADLFLTADAGNLYVAKQDGLFQEIQSDELFKNIPANLRDDENMWVGLTKRARVIVYAKDRVDPSELSTYEALTGPEWAGRVLSRTSSNMYNLSLLASFIELNGAEAAEEWAKGIAANLAREPQGGDTDQIRAVVAGEGDVAISNTYYVGRLLNSADKGDVEVGEAVGVFFPNQDTTGTHVNISGVGIIKHSKNVENAIKFLEFLSSVEAQKVFAEGNNEYPVNPDVDWSETVKSWGEFKEQNIPLSILGKNQLEAIKIFDRSGWK; this is translated from the coding sequence ACAAACAGCAGCTCCTGCGGAACCAGAAGTACAAGCGGAAACAGAAGAGCAACAACCTGAAGAAGTGAAAGAAGCTGGTGAAGTTAACCTGTATACGAGCCGTCATTATGACACAGATCGTCAATTATATGATCTTTTCGAAGCTGAAACAGGAATTAAAGTTAACGTAATTGAAGGTAAGGGCGATGAGTTAATAGCTCGTCTTAATTCTGAAGGCGAAAACACTGAGGCTGATCTATTCTTAACAGCTGATGCTGGTAATTTATATGTTGCAAAACAAGACGGTTTATTCCAAGAAATTCAAAGTGATGAATTATTTAAGAACATCCCTGCAAACTTACGTGACGATGAAAATATGTGGGTTGGATTAACTAAACGTGCACGTGTAATCGTTTATGCAAAAGACAGAGTTGATCCATCTGAACTATCAACATATGAAGCATTAACTGGTCCAGAGTGGGCAGGTAGAGTATTATCTCGTACTTCAAGTAACATGTATAACTTATCTCTTTTAGCTTCTTTCATTGAATTAAATGGTGCAGAGGCAGCAGAAGAGTGGGCGAAAGGTATTGCGGCTAACTTAGCTAGAGAACCCCAAGGTGGAGACACTGATCAAATTAGAGCTGTAGTTGCTGGTGAAGGTGACGTTGCTATCTCTAACACCTACTATGTTGGTCGTTTATTAAATTCTGCTGATAAAGGTGATGTTGAAGTTGGGGAAGCGGTAGGAGTTTTCTTCCCGAACCAAGATACAACTGGAACTCACGTAAACATCAGTGGTGTTGGCATAATTAAACACTCTAAAAATGTTGAAAATGCAATTAAATTCTTAGAGTTCTTATCTAGTGTAGAGGCTCAAAAAGTATTTGCTGAAGGTAACAATGAGTACCCAGTTAACCCAGATGTTGATTGGTCAGAAACTGTGAAGTCTTGGGGAGAATTTAAAGAGCAAAATATTCCTTTATCAATCTTAGGAAAAAACCAACTAGAAGCTATCAAAATCTTCGACCGCTCTGGTTGGAAATAA